From one Candidatus Dormiibacterota bacterium genomic stretch:
- the bamD gene encoding outer membrane protein assembly factor BamD, with protein sequence MTASSIDLRLRVRRPLAAAALALALLGSTACATNHKKQRPLLPPQQAYDLAMQRIAKKHYYTGRTMLQELMPRVPPDDRDILPKIQLGIADAYFKDGGQLNYGEALNSFRTFLTYYPNHEESARVQYMVGMSLFQQALSPDRDQTLTLQAIQEFEKVETVYPTSPFVAQAKKKIIACHDRLAEHERVVARFYQKRKKYNAAIDRYRTILDRYPQYNRTAQVLFDIGTCLLAVGNRPEAEEFIGRLLQEQPDGKLAARAKEMLSDYDRTQQKEARKEHKG encoded by the coding sequence GTGACGGCCTCGTCGATCGATCTCCGCCTGCGCGTCCGGCGCCCGCTCGCGGCCGCGGCGCTCGCGCTCGCCCTGCTCGGCTCCACGGCCTGCGCCACGAATCACAAGAAGCAGCGGCCTCTCCTGCCGCCGCAGCAGGCCTACGATCTCGCCATGCAGAGGATCGCGAAGAAGCACTACTACACGGGCCGCACGATGCTGCAGGAGCTGATGCCGCGCGTTCCGCCGGACGATCGGGACATCCTGCCGAAGATCCAGCTGGGCATCGCGGACGCCTATTTCAAGGACGGCGGGCAGCTCAACTACGGTGAGGCGCTCAACTCGTTCCGCACCTTCCTGACCTATTATCCGAACCACGAAGAATCGGCCCGCGTCCAGTACATGGTCGGCATGTCGCTGTTCCAGCAGGCGCTCTCGCCGGACCGCGACCAGACGCTCACGCTGCAGGCGATCCAGGAGTTCGAGAAGGTGGAGACCGTCTACCCGACGAGCCCGTTCGTCGCGCAGGCCAAGAAGAAGATCATCGCGTGCCACGACCGCCTGGCGGAGCACGAGCGCGTCGTCGCCCGCTTCTACCAGAAGCGCAAGAAATACAATGCCGCCATCGATCGGTACCGCACGATCCTCGACCGCTACCCTCAGTACAACCGGACGGCCCAGGTGCTGTTCGACATCGGCACCTGTCTTCTGGCGGTGGGCAATCGTCCGGAGGCCGAGGAATTCATCGGCCGGCTGCTGCAGGAACAGCCGGACGGAAAGCTCGCCGCCCGGGCGAAGGAGATGCTCTCCGATTACGATCGCACGCAGCAGAAGGAAGCCCGCAAGGAGCACAAGGGATGA
- a CDS encoding glycosyltransferase family 2 protein — protein sequence MSAGRPPLTVIVPTFNEESTLRDCLDSVRFADEILVVDSYSSDATVAIARELGARVLQHEYVYSAKQKNWSIPQATHEWVLLVDSDERVTPELRDEILALLVSGPRHDGYWILRANHFLGRRIRRCGWGTDKVIRLFRRDVARYQDREVHAEIDLPGPLPVLRHPLEHRSFRSFGQYWRKLQIYSEWGAAQLYKDGRRAGALQIFGRPVTRFFKMYVVRLGFLEGLHGLVLSMLGAFTVYLKYARLWEMHVLKGATGITPQVEADGLQAQEQIGRMVDEERRPRHDRAPGHTARPGQQARPR from the coding sequence ATGAGCGCCGGGCGACCGCCGCTCACGGTCATCGTTCCGACCTTCAACGAGGAATCCACCCTGCGCGACTGCCTCGACTCGGTGCGCTTCGCGGACGAGATCCTGGTCGTCGACTCCTATTCGAGCGACGCGACCGTGGCCATCGCCCGCGAGCTCGGAGCGCGCGTCCTGCAGCATGAATACGTGTACTCGGCGAAGCAGAAGAACTGGTCGATCCCCCAGGCGACGCACGAGTGGGTCCTCCTGGTCGATTCGGACGAGCGCGTCACACCCGAGCTGAGGGATGAGATCCTGGCCCTCCTGGTCTCGGGTCCGCGGCACGACGGCTACTGGATCCTGCGGGCGAACCATTTCCTGGGCCGCCGCATCAGGCGGTGCGGCTGGGGGACCGACAAAGTCATCCGTCTGTTCCGTCGCGACGTCGCTCGCTACCAGGACCGCGAGGTGCACGCGGAAATCGATCTCCCCGGTCCGCTGCCGGTTCTCCGCCACCCGCTCGAGCACCGCTCCTTCCGGTCGTTCGGGCAGTACTGGAGGAAACTGCAGATCTACAGCGAGTGGGGGGCGGCGCAGCTCTACAAGGATGGAAGGAGGGCGGGGGCGCTGCAGATCTTCGGCCGCCCCGTGACGCGTTTCTTCAAGATGTACGTCGTCCGTCTCGGGTTCCTCGAGGGCCTGCACGGGCTGGTGCTGTCGATGCTCGGGGCCTTCACGGTCTACCTCAAGTACGCCCGTCTGTGGGAGATGCACGTCCTGAAGGGCGCCACCGGAATCACGCCCCAAGTGGAGGCGGACGGTCTCCAGGCTCAGGAGCAGATCGGCCGGATGGTCGACGAGGAGCGGCGCCCGCGCCATGACCGCGCGCCGGGGCACACCGCACGTCCCGGGCAGCAGGCGCGGCCTCGTTGA
- a CDS encoding glycosyltransferase: MQTILHLNTETDWRGGEAQTLRLAEGLRARGYRCLVAGPPQGELLRRAAAAGLATVPVRSRGELDLGSARLLSRTLREERVDLLHAHTAHAVTLATLATLLWRDRPRIVAARRLSFPLRGRVLGRVKYGFRVDRVIAVSEAIRRLLIRQGLDRARVAVVHSGIDPQRFREGERSRLRESLRPLLGDDADTAFLVGTAGHLAAHKGLDVFLSAAADAATEMPEARFVVFGRGEADVSLRRAAERLGITSRVVFAGFRDDMPDVFAGLDLFVLSSVSGEGSPAVLKEAMAAGTPLVATALDGIEEIVEDARHGLLVPPGNAPALARAMVILAQDRRLRAQYSAAAQKRVLEFTADRMVEKTEDVYRSIGAGV; encoded by the coding sequence GTGCAGACGATCCTGCACCTCAACACCGAGACCGACTGGCGCGGCGGGGAGGCGCAGACACTGCGTCTCGCCGAGGGTCTGCGGGCGCGCGGCTACCGCTGCCTCGTCGCCGGGCCGCCGCAGGGCGAGCTCCTGAGGCGCGCCGCGGCCGCGGGACTGGCGACGGTCCCTGTCCGGAGCCGCGGCGAGCTCGACCTGGGATCGGCCCGGCTCCTGTCCCGGACCCTGCGGGAGGAGCGCGTGGATCTGCTGCACGCGCACACGGCGCACGCCGTGACGCTGGCGACGCTGGCCACTCTCCTGTGGCGGGACAGACCGCGGATCGTGGCGGCGCGACGCCTGTCGTTCCCGCTGCGGGGGCGGGTCCTGGGACGCGTCAAGTACGGCTTCCGCGTCGACCGCGTCATCGCCGTGTCGGAGGCGATCCGCCGCCTGCTGATCCGCCAGGGGCTCGATCGGGCACGCGTCGCGGTGGTGCACTCCGGGATCGATCCGCAACGCTTCCGCGAGGGGGAGAGATCGCGGCTGCGGGAGTCCCTGCGTCCGCTCCTGGGGGACGACGCCGACACGGCCTTCCTCGTCGGCACCGCGGGGCATCTGGCCGCGCACAAGGGGCTGGACGTTTTCCTCTCCGCCGCCGCCGACGCGGCGACGGAGATGCCTGAGGCGCGCTTCGTCGTGTTTGGCCGGGGCGAGGCGGACGTCTCCCTGCGGCGCGCCGCCGAACGTCTCGGGATCACGTCCCGCGTGGTATTCGCCGGCTTTCGCGACGACATGCCGGATGTGTTTGCCGGCCTCGACCTGTTCGTTCTATCCTCGGTGTCGGGCGAGGGTTCGCCTGCGGTGCTGAAGGAGGCGATGGCCGCGGGCACGCCCCTGGTGGCCACTGCGCTTGACGGTATCGAGGAGATCGTCGAAGATGCGCGCCACGGTCTTCTCGTCCCTCCGGGGAACGCGCCCGCGCTGGCGCGGGCGATGGTCATCCTGGCGCAGGATCGGCGTCTGAGGGCTCAGTACTCGGCGGCGGCGCAGAAGCGGGTCCTGGAGTTCACGGCCGACAGGATGGTGGAGAAGACCGAGGACGTCTACCGGTCGATCGGAGCCGGGGTCTGA
- a CDS encoding radical SAM/SPASM domain-containing protein yields the protein MGALKINSYYMDQPGDSPWARVKNRLTRRPVPSFPRTIQIQTFTGCNADCIFCPYGETYETQAKGKMTPDLFRRVVDEAAEHGVRRISPYLMNEPLMDRDLFDKIRYINEKIPDCKVVVTSNGHFLTPPVVDKLLEMGDGIHELYISFQGIDKESYERTMRGNMNFERTLANVGHFIDTQRERHLERPKLWITMVDTAVIDARKAVAYWRSRGVASKYTTLENRGGNIKDAESFSRTRSMSYYTTCTRLFKQAYIMFNGDLVLCCVDYSRQQVLGNITQSSIWDVWNGPVAREIRRRYLGHEFDKLPLCGSCKIDEVREVAVDVDGTETVSETEVAEEANG from the coding sequence ATGGGCGCTCTGAAGATCAACAGCTACTACATGGACCAGCCGGGGGATTCCCCGTGGGCCCGCGTCAAGAACAGGCTCACGCGCCGCCCGGTCCCCTCGTTCCCCCGCACGATCCAGATCCAGACCTTCACCGGTTGCAACGCCGACTGCATCTTCTGCCCGTACGGCGAGACCTACGAGACGCAGGCGAAAGGGAAGATGACGCCGGACCTGTTCAGGCGGGTCGTCGACGAGGCGGCCGAGCACGGTGTGCGGCGCATCAGCCCGTACTTGATGAACGAGCCGCTGATGGATCGCGATCTGTTCGACAAGATCCGCTACATCAACGAGAAGATCCCCGACTGCAAGGTCGTCGTCACGTCCAACGGGCATTTCCTGACGCCTCCCGTGGTCGACAAGCTCCTCGAGATGGGGGACGGAATCCACGAGCTGTACATCTCCTTCCAGGGGATCGACAAGGAGTCGTACGAGAGGACGATGCGCGGGAACATGAATTTCGAGCGCACCCTCGCGAACGTGGGTCACTTCATCGATACGCAGCGCGAGCGCCACCTGGAGCGGCCGAAACTCTGGATCACCATGGTGGACACCGCCGTCATCGACGCCCGCAAGGCGGTCGCCTACTGGCGATCGCGCGGCGTCGCCTCCAAGTACACGACGCTCGAGAACCGCGGCGGGAACATCAAGGACGCCGAGAGCTTCAGCCGGACGCGGTCGATGTCCTACTACACGACCTGCACCAGGCTCTTCAAGCAGGCCTACATCATGTTCAACGGCGACCTGGTCCTCTGCTGCGTCGACTACAGCCGACAGCAGGTGCTCGGCAACATCACCCAGAGCAGCATCTGGGACGTCTGGAACGGACCGGTCGCCAGGGAGATCCGCCGCCGCTACCTCGGGCACGAGTTCGACAAGCTCCCCCTGTGCGGCAGCTGCAAGATCGACGAAGTCCGCGAAGTCGCCGTGGACGTGGACGGGACGGAGACGGTCAGCGAGACCGAGGTCGCCGAAGAGGCGAACGGCTAG
- a CDS encoding DUF72 domain-containing protein — translation MIRFGVAGWDYADWAGIVYPSPNWRGFDRLSYLAGFMDTVEINVTFYRPIDPKTSLSWVNRVPSGSSFLFTAKLYQAFTHAGSIDLDPEARTFLAAVDPLLRSGRLGAVLMQFPHAFHDRPDSRAHLSRVVQRLPGLPLVAEFRHRSWDNEGALAFLKEMGVGFCNIDQPALGSTLPPTTHVTSRIAYVRLHGRNAANWFAREGKRRETPEVRGTGSARYDYLYSMEELLPWVERVRRLGGSAEEVFVIANNHYRGKAPANALMLKKTLSGHRVQAPAGLIAAYPELAEAADPLKPTARVSKQGRLF, via the coding sequence ATGATACGCTTCGGCGTCGCTGGCTGGGATTACGCTGATTGGGCCGGAATCGTCTATCCGTCACCGAATTGGCGCGGCTTCGATCGTCTCTCGTATCTCGCCGGTTTTATGGATACGGTGGAGATCAACGTGACCTTCTACCGCCCGATCGATCCGAAGACGTCCCTCTCGTGGGTAAATCGCGTTCCCTCAGGCAGTTCGTTCCTGTTCACGGCGAAGCTGTATCAGGCCTTCACGCACGCGGGGTCCATCGATCTGGATCCCGAGGCTCGCACCTTTCTGGCCGCGGTCGATCCGCTGCTTCGATCCGGACGTCTGGGCGCGGTCCTGATGCAGTTTCCGCACGCCTTTCATGACCGGCCGGACAGCCGCGCGCACCTGTCCCGTGTCGTCCAGCGCCTGCCTGGCCTGCCGCTGGTGGCGGAATTCCGGCATCGCTCCTGGGACAACGAGGGGGCGCTCGCCTTCCTGAAGGAGATGGGGGTCGGGTTCTGCAATATCGACCAGCCGGCCCTGGGGTCGACCCTCCCTCCGACCACGCACGTCACGTCCCGGATCGCCTACGTCCGTCTGCATGGCCGCAACGCCGCGAACTGGTTCGCCAGGGAGGGTAAGCGGCGGGAGACCCCGGAGGTCCGCGGCACCGGGAGCGCGCGGTACGACTACCTCTATTCGATGGAGGAGCTGCTCCCGTGGGTGGAGCGCGTCCGCAGGCTCGGCGGGAGCGCCGAGGAGGTCTTCGTGATCGCCAACAACCACTACCGCGGCAAGGCGCCCGCCAACGCCCTGATGCTGAAGAAGACGCTCTCGGGACACCGCGTCCAGGCGCCGGCCGGACTCATCGCCGCGTATCCCGAGCTCGCGGAAGCGGCCGATCCCTTGAAGCCAACCGCGCGCGTTTCGAAGCAGGGCCGTCTGTTCTGA
- a CDS encoding CarD family transcriptional regulator: MEIKEFKIGDKVVYPNHGLGIIEQIEKRTMGDRMEEFLTLRIVANDSTVMVPRSNTTNVGLRRVVTKKEVEEVFDVLKDTKITLYDDWKGRFQENSDKMRTGSITEVARVFKSLSHLALQKNLSYRERRMLDKAKYLIVSEIAEVERLPTDQVEAKIDRAVSRGIKQVRDR; encoded by the coding sequence TTGGAAATCAAGGAATTCAAGATCGGCGACAAGGTCGTCTATCCGAACCACGGGCTGGGAATCATCGAGCAGATCGAGAAGCGGACGATGGGGGACAGGATGGAGGAATTCCTGACCCTGCGCATCGTCGCCAACGACAGCACGGTGATGGTACCCCGCAGCAACACCACGAACGTCGGTCTGCGCCGCGTGGTCACGAAGAAGGAGGTCGAGGAGGTCTTCGACGTCCTCAAGGACACGAAGATCACCCTCTACGACGACTGGAAGGGACGCTTCCAGGAGAATTCCGACAAGATGCGGACCGGCTCGATCACGGAAGTCGCCCGCGTTTTCAAGAGCCTCAGCCACCTGGCGCTTCAGAAGAACCTGTCCTACCGGGAGAGGCGCATGCTCGACAAGGCGAAATACCTCATCGTCAGCGAGATCGCCGAGGTCGAGAGGCTGCCGACCGATCAGGTGGAAGCGAAGATCGATCGCGCCGTGTCGCGCGGGATCAAGCAGGTGCGCGACCGCTAG
- a CDS encoding NFACT family protein yields MDQFLLHAVVSEAASRLVEHEVLRVVSLGRSRYVLRFTTPSRDNLLICVRPDLPRLHLLGARRLDEEPPDRFAAWLDQELAGAVLASLTKRPWDRVVEMRFRLRDREGGAVERCLIFELLGRSANLFLLDARGVILGYCRDLRSEFRAPAVGVHYQPPPGRETLDAIPVGPEAIEIARDRFGGARGFLEKVSPLLARDLDAAGADAAAAERRLAVLLEAARSDAWSPVVYSIRPLQEMSEGEVPGRNDLLVSPLPLLAPPRPGNESVGDGGPRLASTAFDSPSAATEAGFGLLERLRDFKDLRDHHEALVRREIERLATLTGKLEDELGRARASDRYRRLGEALLAGLSRVRVEGDTAVVPDPYDAAGAPMTVPIDPALPLPENARLLFERYKKGKRGVIAIEKRLQAVRRRLQEWRALAGPAADTRTPEDLDRLRDEMARLGLVHAPRAPKSTRAVRPKEEPTRVRRHTSPDGLSILVGRSGQENDSLTFRVASPWDFWLHAADRPGAHVIVRNPQRLKALPERTLKLAAEIAAYHSGARQESRVDVHYTQRKHVHKKKGMPSGQVLLRRFRTIQATPRLPTSSVEDV; encoded by the coding sequence ATGGACCAGTTCCTTCTGCACGCGGTGGTCTCGGAGGCCGCGTCCCGTCTGGTGGAGCACGAGGTCCTGCGCGTCGTCTCCCTCGGACGGAGCCGCTACGTCCTGCGCTTCACGACGCCGTCCAGGGACAACCTGCTCATTTGCGTCCGACCCGATCTGCCCCGCCTGCACCTTCTCGGTGCGCGGCGCCTGGACGAGGAGCCGCCCGACCGGTTCGCCGCCTGGCTCGACCAGGAGCTCGCGGGGGCGGTCCTCGCCTCCCTGACGAAGCGTCCGTGGGATCGCGTGGTCGAGATGCGCTTCCGGCTGAGGGACCGCGAGGGGGGCGCCGTCGAGCGGTGTCTCATCTTCGAGCTTCTCGGCCGCTCGGCCAATCTGTTCCTGCTCGACGCCCGGGGGGTCATCCTGGGCTACTGCCGCGATCTCAGGAGCGAGTTCCGCGCCCCCGCGGTGGGGGTGCATTACCAGCCGCCGCCCGGTCGCGAGACACTTGACGCGATCCCGGTCGGTCCGGAGGCGATCGAGATCGCCCGGGACAGGTTCGGCGGCGCACGCGGCTTCCTGGAGAAGGTCAGCCCGTTGCTCGCCCGCGATCTCGACGCCGCCGGGGCCGACGCGGCCGCCGCCGAGCGCCGGCTCGCGGTACTGCTCGAGGCGGCCCGTTCGGATGCGTGGTCGCCGGTGGTCTACTCAATCCGTCCGCTCCAGGAGATGAGCGAAGGGGAGGTCCCGGGCCGGAACGACCTCCTGGTCTCGCCCCTGCCCCTCCTGGCCCCCCCTCGCCCGGGGAACGAAAGCGTCGGCGATGGAGGACCCCGGCTCGCATCGACGGCGTTCGACAGCCCGTCCGCAGCCACCGAGGCCGGCTTCGGGCTCCTCGAGCGTCTGCGGGACTTCAAGGATCTCCGGGACCACCACGAGGCGCTGGTTCGCAGGGAGATCGAGAGGCTGGCGACGCTGACCGGGAAGCTGGAGGACGAGCTCGGCAGGGCGCGCGCGAGCGACAGGTACCGTCGTCTGGGCGAGGCCCTCCTGGCCGGCCTGTCCAGGGTGCGGGTCGAGGGAGACACGGCAGTCGTCCCCGATCCGTACGATGCGGCGGGCGCTCCGATGACCGTCCCGATCGATCCGGCCCTGCCGCTGCCGGAGAACGCCCGCCTTCTGTTCGAGCGCTACAAGAAAGGCAAACGGGGCGTGATCGCGATCGAAAAAAGACTCCAGGCCGTCCGGCGGCGTCTCCAGGAATGGCGGGCGCTCGCCGGGCCGGCCGCCGACACGCGGACTCCCGAGGATCTCGATCGACTGCGCGACGAGATGGCCCGCCTCGGCCTGGTGCACGCCCCGCGTGCTCCGAAGTCCACCCGGGCCGTTCGGCCGAAGGAGGAGCCGACGCGGGTCCGGCGCCACACCAGCCCTGACGGCCTGTCGATCCTCGTCGGCAGGAGCGGCCAGGAGAACGACAGCCTGACCTTCCGCGTCGCCTCGCCCTGGGACTTCTGGCTGCACGCCGCCGATCGGCCCGGAGCGCACGTGATCGTGCGCAATCCGCAGCGTCTCAAGGCGCTCCCCGAGCGCACCCTCAAGCTCGCGGCCGAGATCGCCGCGTATCACAGCGGTGCGCGCCAGGAGTCCAGGGTCGACGTGCACTACACACAGCGCAAGCACGTCCACAAGAAAAAGGGAATGCCGAGCGGCCAGGTGCTCCTGCGGCGTTTCCGGACCATCCAGGCGACACCGCGCCTTCCGACGTCGTCCGTCGAGGACGTCTGA
- a CDS encoding HisA/HisF-related TIM barrel protein, with the protein MIDLRDGKAVRGRSGDRERYRPVESRLPGGAAVDLSDPALLLSAYRALLRPDMVYVADLDRILGRGDNDATLLGLVAGAPQVRVLWDGGLSGAAALASAQHGGRVVPVIGTETLRSIEELRPLCRSRSGSRPVLSLDLSAEGVVSRSALVAPIGEERLLVQAGRCGFRTAVVLLLDRVGTSLGLPFDRLRRLRAAAPDMELLAGGGIASIDDLLGLRAAGFAGALLATALHDGSITPEDLAREGFVP; encoded by the coding sequence GTGATCGATCTTCGCGATGGAAAAGCGGTCCGCGGCCGTTCGGGCGACCGCGAGCGCTATCGTCCCGTCGAAAGCCGCCTGCCCGGGGGAGCCGCGGTCGATCTGTCGGACCCGGCCCTCCTCTTGTCGGCGTACCGCGCCCTCCTGCGCCCGGACATGGTCTATGTGGCCGACCTCGATCGCATCCTGGGTCGCGGCGACAACGACGCGACCCTGCTGGGCCTGGTCGCAGGCGCCCCCCAGGTCCGCGTCCTGTGGGACGGCGGTCTCTCCGGCGCCGCGGCGCTGGCGAGCGCGCAGCACGGCGGCCGCGTCGTCCCCGTGATCGGGACGGAAACGCTGCGCTCGATCGAGGAGCTGCGGCCGCTCTGCCGTTCCCGCTCCGGCAGCCGCCCGGTCCTGAGCCTCGACCTGAGCGCCGAGGGGGTCGTGAGCCGGTCTGCGCTGGTGGCGCCGATCGGCGAGGAGCGTCTGCTGGTGCAGGCGGGACGCTGCGGTTTCCGAACGGCCGTCGTCCTGCTCCTCGATCGCGTCGGCACGTCCCTCGGCCTGCCGTTCGATCGTCTGCGGCGTCTGCGCGCGGCCGCTCCGGACATGGAGCTGCTGGCGGGCGGCGGCATCGCTTCGATCGACGATCTCCTGGGACTTCGCGCCGCCGGTTTTGCCGGCGCGCTCCTCGCCACCGCCCTGCACGACGGATCGATCACCCCCGAAGACCTCGCGCGGGAGGGTTTCGTCCCGTGA
- a CDS encoding ATP-grasp domain-containing protein → MKIAVLEHFTALPRVAPAADRAGEGRAMRDAVVADLARLPGARVLVVERRRDFRAALRRADAALVVAPEESRILERLCRLVERSGRTLLGPSSEAVRFLADKLRTARVLAAAGVPTPRTRVLAFVSARRALRRMRTPFVLKPRDGCGGQGVVVVRLRRQIDAALDVVRRATRRDDLLAQDYVPGAPASVSLVVSAATLDLGLNRQRLRRGRTPAYLGGETFWPHARADEAVTAARAAAGALRDSCAGVRGYLGVDLVIGRTGATVIEVNPRLTTSYVGLRVSIRENLASLIVDAVAGRPLPERITRVGRCRFRIDGATAMRPIGARGLGTRRTWRIISAGTSAASI, encoded by the coding sequence ATGAAGATCGCCGTCCTCGAGCACTTTACGGCCCTGCCGCGCGTCGCTCCGGCCGCCGATAGAGCCGGGGAAGGACGGGCCATGCGCGACGCCGTCGTCGCCGACCTGGCGCGTCTGCCGGGGGCACGCGTCCTGGTGGTGGAGCGCCGCAGGGACTTCCGCGCGGCCCTCCGCCGGGCCGACGCGGCGCTGGTCGTGGCTCCCGAGGAGTCCCGGATTCTGGAGAGGCTGTGCCGCCTGGTCGAGCGGAGCGGCCGCACCCTGCTCGGCCCTTCTTCGGAGGCGGTGCGCTTCCTCGCCGACAAGCTGCGCACCGCCCGCGTCCTCGCCGCCGCCGGCGTGCCGACGCCGCGCACGCGTGTCCTGGCGTTCGTCTCGGCGCGCCGGGCGTTGCGCCGCATGAGGACGCCGTTCGTCCTGAAGCCGCGGGACGGGTGCGGCGGCCAGGGCGTCGTGGTCGTGCGCCTCCGCCGGCAGATCGATGCCGCCCTCGACGTCGTGCGCCGGGCGACCCGCCGGGACGATCTCCTGGCGCAGGACTACGTTCCGGGGGCGCCGGCCAGCGTCTCGCTCGTGGTCTCCGCGGCGACCCTCGATCTCGGACTCAACAGGCAGAGACTGCGGCGGGGGCGGACCCCGGCGTACCTCGGCGGCGAAACCTTCTGGCCCCACGCGCGCGCCGACGAGGCGGTTACGGCGGCCCGGGCCGCGGCCGGAGCGCTGCGCGATTCGTGCGCCGGCGTGCGCGGCTACCTCGGGGTCGACCTCGTGATCGGACGGACCGGGGCGACGGTGATCGAGGTGAACCCCCGCCTGACCACGTCCTACGTGGGGCTCCGGGTCTCGATCCGCGAGAACCTGGCGTCGCTGATCGTGGACGCGGTCGCAGGCCGCCCCCTCCCGGAACGCATCACGCGGGTCGGGCGCTGCCGCTTCAGGATCGACGGTGCCACGGCGATGCGCCCGATCGGGGCCCGGGGCCTCGGCACGAGGAGGACATGGCGGATTATTTCGGCTGGGACATCGGCGGCGTCCATCTGA
- a CDS encoding hydantoinase/oxoprolinase family protein: MADYFGWDIGGVHLKSARLTATGGSVSIETRIVPFEIWKEPAGLAGRLRGMLADRGGAHAVTMTAELSDAWSSRPEGVRAILGACSEALPGALRVLDLRGRLVPIDEARERPLDVAAANWLATATLIGRAVPEALLVDVGSTTTDIVPIRGGAPCPAGRTDTERLVSGELVYTGCLRTPPASLAGFVPLHGGWCRVSPEHFTIMGDVHRILGTIAERDYTVATPDGRGRSLEDARTRLARLVCADAGMIGASAIETIARFLAERQVGQVAEAIVQVLSRDPPGESVAITAGAGVFLADRAARRAGLKTAPLAGLFPGLAGDDWGRAAPAAALGVLLAEEIEGSRFMK; encoded by the coding sequence ATGGCGGATTATTTCGGCTGGGACATCGGCGGCGTCCATCTGAAATCGGCGAGACTGACCGCCACCGGCGGGTCCGTCTCGATCGAGACCCGGATCGTCCCGTTCGAGATCTGGAAGGAGCCGGCGGGTCTGGCGGGAAGGCTGAGGGGCATGCTCGCCGATCGGGGCGGTGCGCACGCCGTGACGATGACGGCCGAGCTCTCGGACGCCTGGAGCAGCCGGCCGGAAGGCGTGCGGGCGATCCTCGGCGCGTGCAGCGAGGCTCTCCCGGGTGCGCTGAGGGTCCTCGACCTGCGCGGACGCCTCGTCCCGATCGACGAGGCGCGCGAGCGGCCGCTCGACGTGGCCGCGGCGAACTGGCTGGCCACGGCGACCCTGATCGGGCGCGCCGTCCCCGAGGCGCTGCTCGTGGATGTCGGCAGCACGACCACGGACATCGTTCCGATCCGTGGCGGAGCTCCGTGCCCCGCCGGCCGCACGGACACCGAGCGACTCGTCTCGGGGGAGCTGGTGTACACCGGCTGCCTGAGGACGCCCCCCGCGAGTCTCGCCGGGTTCGTGCCGCTGCACGGCGGATGGTGCCGCGTCTCCCCCGAGCATTTCACGATCATGGGGGACGTCCACCGGATCCTGGGGACGATCGCGGAGCGGGACTACACCGTGGCCACCCCGGACGGCCGCGGCCGCAGCCTCGAGGACGCGAGAACCCGCCTGGCCCGACTCGTGTGCGCCGATGCCGGGATGATCGGAGCCTCCGCCATCGAGACGATCGCCCGCTTCCTGGCGGAGCGCCAGGTCGGACAGGTCGCGGAGGCGATCGTCCAGGTCCTGTCCCGCGATCCGCCCGGAGAATCCGTGGCGATCACGGCGGGCGCCGGCGTCTTTCTCGCCGACAGAGCGGCCCGCCGGGCCGGTCTCAAGACGGCCCCCCTCGCCGGTCTTTTTCCCGGCCTGGCCGGGGACGACTGGGGCCGGGCGGCGCCGGCGGCCGCGCTCGGCGTGCTGCTGGCGGAAGAGATCGAGGGATCGCGTTTCATGAAGTGA
- a CDS encoding (5-formylfuran-3-yl)methyl phosphate synthase, which produces MPPHRSSPLLMTSVSDVEEAAAALLGGADVLDVKNPLEGSLGACPPAVLRAVVALRDRAAATGRRVSVSAALGDAPNRPGTFALAASGAAACGVDFLKIGLQGVRNRDDSAVFLSAIVEAARAAAPGVRVVAAAYAEAALLGSIEPVLLPEVAEYSGADGCLIDTAGKDGRTLFDHLDPGAVSRFVADCRGRGLLCGLAGSLGADHLPLLLELGPDVIGVRGAICEGGRNGRLDPRRLSALREALLGAIAGRLPPRE; this is translated from the coding sequence ATGCCGCCTCATCGATCGTCGCCGCTGCTGATGACGAGCGTTTCCGATGTCGAAGAGGCCGCGGCGGCACTGCTCGGGGGGGCCGACGTTCTCGATGTCAAGAACCCGCTCGAAGGGTCTCTCGGCGCCTGCCCGCCCGCCGTCCTGCGCGCCGTGGTGGCGCTCCGCGACCGGGCCGCGGCGACCGGCCGCCGCGTATCCGTCAGCGCCGCGCTGGGGGATGCGCCGAACCGTCCCGGCACGTTCGCGCTCGCGGCCTCGGGCGCGGCCGCCTGCGGTGTCGATTTTCTGAAGATCGGTCTGCAGGGCGTGCGGAATCGGGACGACTCCGCCGTCTTCCTGTCCGCGATCGTCGAGGCGGCGCGCGCCGCGGCGCCCGGTGTGCGCGTCGTGGCGGCGGCGTATGCCGAGGCGGCCCTCCTCGGCTCCATCGAGCCGGTCCTGCTGCCGGAGGTCGCAGAGTACTCGGGGGCGGACGGTTGTCTCATCGATACCGCCGGCAAGGACGGCCGCACCCTGTTCGATCATCTGGACCCCGGCGCCGTCTCGAGATTCGTGGCCGACTGCCGGGGGCGCGGTCTTCTGTGCGGACTGGCCGGCTCGCTGGGAGCCGATCACCTGCCGCTCCTCCTGGAGCTCGGCCCGGACGTGATCGGTGTGCGCGGAGCGATCTGCGAAGGCGGGCGGAACGGGCGGCTCGACCCCCGGCGTCTCAGCGCGCTGCGCGAAGCCCTGCTCGGCGCGATCGCGGGCCGGCTCCCCCCGCGTGAGTGA